In Candidatus Saccharibacteria bacterium oral taxon 488, one DNA window encodes the following:
- a CDS encoding DUF87 domain-containing protein, translating into MARKKKLDAIDIAAQQRAREQAEVEQAFLTGVRTLRDFIAPSSLELKSDHFRLGSKYGRTMYVYGYPRELYTGWLSSVINIDEVLDISMFIYPVDTQVVLNNLRKKVTQLEASLSINSEKGKVRDPAMEAALQDAEELRNQLQIGSEKFFRFGLYITIYADSIDELNFIQHKIETIFGQQLVFSKVASAQQEQGLNSTIPQLTDQLQVRRNMNTGAISTSFPFTSADLTDGEGVLYGINMHNNGLVIFDRFSLENANMVVFAKSGAGKSFTVKLEALRSMMLGSDIVIIDPENEYQKLSDAVGGSYIRLSLNSDTRINPFDLPRVIDTDEADDALRANLVTLHGLLRQMLGGSQTTAGGQIIAGLTAAEEADIDQALIDTYARVGITADPLTHHSTPPTIADLYDTLLHMGGTGPSLAQRLRKFTSGTFAGIFSQQSNIDINNTMVVFNIRDLEDELRPIAMYIVLNHIWNITRTDQKRRMLIVDEAWQLMRYDDSANFLFSLAKRARKYQLGLTTITQDVEDFMGSKMGRAIVANSSMQLLLKQSTSAVDVLSSVFKLTEEEQKRLANFPVGQGLFFAGQNHVHIQIQASDTEYELINTSPISRHQLPSETPLGGYGAV; encoded by the coding sequence ATGGCTAGGAAAAAGAAGCTGGACGCCATTGATATCGCCGCCCAACAGCGGGCCCGCGAGCAGGCCGAGGTTGAGCAGGCCTTTCTCACTGGCGTGAGAACCCTACGCGACTTCATCGCCCCAAGCAGCCTCGAGCTCAAGTCTGACCACTTCCGTCTCGGCTCAAAGTACGGTCGCACCATGTACGTCTATGGCTATCCGCGCGAGTTATACACCGGTTGGCTCAGCTCGGTGATCAATATCGACGAGGTGCTGGATATCAGCATGTTCATCTATCCAGTTGACACCCAGGTGGTGCTCAACAACCTGCGCAAGAAAGTGACGCAGCTTGAGGCCAGCCTCAGCATCAACTCTGAGAAGGGCAAGGTGCGCGACCCAGCGATGGAAGCGGCATTACAGGACGCCGAGGAGCTGCGTAACCAGTTACAGATCGGCTCGGAAAAGTTCTTCCGCTTTGGCCTTTACATTACGATTTATGCCGACAGTATTGATGAGCTCAACTTTATCCAGCACAAGATTGAGACAATTTTTGGCCAGCAGCTAGTATTCTCTAAGGTTGCCTCGGCCCAACAAGAGCAGGGTCTCAACAGCACCATTCCGCAACTGACCGACCAGCTCCAGGTTCGCCGCAACATGAATACTGGCGCTATTTCCACCAGCTTTCCGTTTACCTCGGCTGACCTGACCGACGGCGAGGGCGTGCTCTATGGTATCAATATGCATAACAACGGCCTGGTGATTTTTGACCGCTTCTCCCTCGAGAATGCCAATATGGTGGTGTTCGCGAAATCTGGTGCCGGTAAGTCGTTCACAGTCAAGCTGGAGGCGCTGCGCAGCATGATGCTTGGTTCAGACATCGTGATTATCGACCCAGAAAACGAATACCAGAAATTATCCGACGCCGTCGGCGGTAGCTACATTCGACTGAGCCTCAACAGCGATACCCGCATCAATCCGTTTGATCTACCGCGAGTGATTGATACCGATGAGGCGGACGATGCGCTGAGGGCGAATTTGGTGACGCTGCACGGGTTGTTACGACAGATGCTGGGCGGCTCACAGACAACAGCGGGCGGACAGATTATCGCTGGACTGACGGCCGCCGAGGAGGCTGATATTGACCAAGCGCTGATTGATACGTACGCCCGCGTCGGCATCACCGCTGACCCGTTGACACATCACTCGACACCGCCAACTATCGCCGACCTCTACGATACATTGCTTCATATGGGCGGCACCGGGCCGAGCCTCGCTCAGCGGCTGCGCAAATTTACCTCCGGTACTTTCGCTGGTATCTTTAGTCAGCAATCAAATATTGATATCAATAACACCATGGTGGTCTTTAATATCCGCGACCTTGAGGACGAGCTGCGGCCGATCGCTATGTATATTGTACTGAATCACATCTGGAACATTACGCGTACCGACCAGAAACGGCGCATGCTCATCGTCGATGAGGCCTGGCAGCTGATGCGCTACGACGACTCAGCTAACTTCCTGTTTTCTCTCGCCAAGCGCGCCCGCAAATACCAGCTGGGTCTCACGACCATCACCCAGGACGTCGAGGACTTTATGGGTAGCAAGATGGGTCGGGCCATCGTCGCCAACTCGTCGATGCAGCTGCTGCTCAAGCAGTCAACCAGCGCCGTTGATGTCCTTTCTAGCGTCTTCAAGCTAACCGAGGAAGAGCAAAAACGCCTCGCCAATTTCCCCGTGGGCCAAGGGCTATTCTTTGCCGGGCAAAACCACGTTCACATTCAGATCCAGGCTAGCGACACCGAATACGAACTGATCAACACCTCGCCGATCTCTCGACACCAACTACCATCAGAAACACCACTCGGCGGGTACGGAGCAGTGTAG